In the Helicobacter typhlonius genome, one interval contains:
- a CDS encoding M15 family metallopeptidase → MKKIIVCLCVSRALLWADEVMDIIAQECVKRYYPQVVSISDNQVLLKNGNSFVWDDGKRKDYDEMILSPDMNDAFTYPYPFSGNVTNRNEDTSRIRHLGFYKAIYGENEEEVKEHLVQVPWFKEYFNESFIVVTSANGVDKAFERVIQRLSNIQQAYYQFLSDQDAFYWRTIADSPNLSPHSFGIALDINTQFSKYWLWDKKERNEYQYENQIPLEIVRAFEEEGFIWGGRWWHYDTMHFEYRPEIICYAKNLQQLNK, encoded by the coding sequence ATGAAAAAGATTATAGTGTGTTTGTGTGTATCCCGTGCGCTTTTATGGGCTGATGAGGTAATGGATATAATCGCGCAGGAATGTGTGAAGCGATACTATCCGCAGGTGGTAAGCATTAGCGATAATCAAGTTTTGCTTAAAAATGGCAACAGCTTTGTGTGGGATGATGGTAAGCGTAAAGATTATGATGAGATGATTTTATCCCCCGATATGAATGATGCTTTCACTTACCCCTACCCATTTAGCGGTAATGTTACCAATCGCAACGAGGATACATCACGCATACGACATTTAGGATTCTACAAAGCCATTTATGGCGAGAACGAGGAAGAAGTAAAAGAACATTTGGTGCAAGTGCCTTGGTTTAAAGAATATTTCAATGAAAGTTTCATAGTGGTAACAAGTGCAAATGGTGTAGATAAGGCTTTTGAGCGAGTCATACAAAGGTTAAGCAACATTCAACAGGCATATTATCAATTTTTGAGCGACCAAGATGCGTTTTATTGGCGCACGATTGCGGATTCTCCTAACTTAAGCCCTCACAGCTTTGGCATTGCACTTGATATAAATACGCAATTTTCTAAATATTGGCTATGGGATAAAAAAGAACGCAATGAATATCAGTATGAGAATCAAATCCCCCTAGAGATTGTCCGTGCGTTTGAGGAAGAGGGATTCATATGGGGTGGGCGGTGGTGGCATTATGATACGATGCACTTTGAATATCGTCCGGAGATTATTTGCTATGCTAAAAATCTACAACAACTCAATAAGTAG
- a CDS encoding restriction endonuclease subunit M produces the protein MKWQESIEQKLNLRKQKFVALNIKDRSIAYDEKIKLHRNISKITGDEEIVRAFLVDRLINELNYLPEFIEIEKEYSVGRPKVNKPRIDIILRDRENKPYLFIELKAPDKFESDKVYIEGQLYKLAKLEKTKPKYLVYYTIQENNNIILDNLIFIDYEKYPNYEDWENGGFVSSANEIPAGYGEPKKQPFIKGDSKYDLKSKISKKELESLAKNLHNVLWGGGGTTDSEIFYSLVNIILAKIQDETEKNNGQEYDFQIYSIGKNSENPNNLYERINALYRRALKEKLNITDKNKLAKAHIINEEKFPLNKLLYCISKLEGYSFYEGRNSLNGKDIMGDFFESITRDGFKQTKGQFFTPTPIVQFIIYALNLDNLAIDKLNNTRELPYIIDPSSGSATYLIEVMKIITKELKYKQFDKLNNNHQTQDRFEELFVPDRKENKWAKEYLYGAEINFDLGTASKVNMILHGDGSSNIFVKDGLLPFRFYTKDTAPNHLNVSFEDTLYKDTQAREVNGNFDCIISNPPFSVELDNETKRLLPRSFLFSTKKNSENLFIERWYQLLKENGRIGVVLPESVFDTTENKYIRLFIFKYFKVKAVVSLPQITFEPYTSTKTSLLFMQKKTRDEIKTWNQIWDKYVNEWNMLKTRVSNLLEVYLHNKERSKMPSLKGLKFQDEVKILQRMLKISLDCNTSVKEIIESYQDELKEICSIDKDISEVFGFCNAWWVFGEVAKEQDYEIFMSEAQNIGYKRGIKSEKVTSNDLFDLEYAPNTLNQESILKYFNPLIEKHKEILANIKQEIDKLKSTNEAKTSNIKEKKCLRLQEELQSLQERLLDLEQQKEKALNILETYYENNKIKEEFFDRTDETLIHYFKNGIMKQWVSNDILLRKNVEIKILDSIRKQIQWD, from the coding sequence GTGAAGTGGCAGGAATCGATAGAGCAAAAATTAAATTTAAGAAAACAAAAATTTGTAGCATTAAATATAAAAGATAGAAGTATTGCCTATGATGAAAAAATCAAACTTCATAGAAATATTAGCAAAATTACAGGTGATGAAGAGATTGTAAGAGCTTTCTTAGTAGATAGGCTGATTAATGAACTTAATTATTTACCAGAATTTATTGAAATTGAAAAAGAATATTCAGTCGGCAGACCAAAAGTAAATAAACCAAGAATTGATATTATTTTGAGAGATAGAGAAAATAAACCTTATTTATTCATAGAATTAAAAGCTCCAGATAAATTTGAGAGCGATAAAGTTTATATAGAAGGGCAACTTTATAAACTTGCAAAATTAGAGAAAACAAAGCCAAAATATCTTGTTTATTACACCATACAAGAAAACAATAATATTATACTAGATAATTTGATTTTTATTGATTATGAAAAATATCCAAATTATGAAGATTGGGAAAATGGAGGATTTGTAAGTAGTGCAAATGAAATTCCAGCAGGTTATGGAGAGCCCAAAAAGCAACCTTTTATCAAGGGAGATTCTAAATATGATTTAAAAAGTAAAATAAGTAAAAAAGAATTAGAATCTTTAGCCAAAAATTTACATAATGTCCTTTGGGGTGGAGGTGGGACAACAGATAGTGAAATCTTTTACTCTCTTGTAAATATTATTTTAGCAAAGATTCAAGATGAAACAGAAAAAAATAATGGGCAAGAATATGATTTTCAAATCTATTCAATTGGGAAAAATTCAGAAAATCCAAACAATCTTTATGAGCGTATTAATGCACTTTATCGCCGAGCCTTGAAAGAAAAGTTAAATATTACAGATAAAAACAAGCTTGCTAAAGCACATATCATCAATGAAGAAAAATTTCCTCTTAATAAGTTACTCTATTGTATTTCTAAGCTTGAGGGTTATTCTTTTTACGAGGGTAGAAATTCCCTGAATGGCAAAGATATTATGGGGGATTTCTTTGAGAGCATTACTAGAGATGGTTTCAAACAAACAAAGGGGCAATTCTTTACTCCAACTCCAATAGTACAATTTATTATTTATGCTCTAAATCTTGATAATCTTGCTATTGATAAACTAAATAACACAAGAGAATTGCCTTATATCATAGACCCGAGTTCAGGGAGTGCAACTTACCTTATTGAAGTGATGAAAATTATTACCAAAGAACTAAAATATAAGCAATTTGACAAACTTAACAATAATCATCAAACGCAAGATAGGTTTGAAGAGCTCTTTGTGCCTGATAGAAAAGAAAATAAATGGGCAAAAGAATATCTTTATGGAGCGGAGATTAATTTTGATTTAGGCACAGCATCAAAAGTAAATATGATATTACACGGTGATGGCTCTAGTAATATTTTTGTCAAAGATGGCTTATTGCCCTTTAGATTCTATACAAAAGATACCGCCCCCAATCATTTAAATGTCTCCTTTGAGGATACTTTATATAAAGATACTCAAGCAAGAGAAGTTAATGGCAATTTTGATTGTATTATTTCTAATCCTCCTTTTAGTGTGGAACTTGATAATGAAACAAAAAGGCTTTTACCTAGAAGTTTTTTATTTTCTACAAAGAAAAATTCGGAAAATCTTTTTATAGAGCGATGGTATCAACTTTTAAAAGAAAATGGACGCATAGGGGTAGTGTTGCCAGAATCTGTTTTTGATACAACAGAAAATAAATATATCCGCCTTTTTATCTTCAAATATTTTAAAGTCAAAGCAGTAGTAAGCTTGCCACAAATTACTTTTGAGCCATACACTTCTACAAAAACCTCTCTGCTTTTTATGCAAAAGAAAACACGAGATGAAATTAAAACTTGGAATCAAATATGGGACAAGTATGTGAATGAATGGAATATGCTAAAAACGAGAGTAAGTAACCTCTTAGAAGTTTATTTGCATAATAAAGAGCGAAGTAAAATGCCAAGCCTTAAAGGTTTAAAATTTCAAGATGAAGTAAAAATTTTACAAAGAATGTTAAAAATCTCTTTAGATTGTAACACTTCTGTAAAAGAAATTATAGAAAGCTATCAAGACGAATTAAAAGAGATTTGCTCTATTGATAAAGATATAAGTGAGGTTTTCGGATTTTGCAATGCTTGGTGGGTTTTTGGAGAAGTGGCAAAAGAACAAGATTATGAAATCTTTATGAGCGAAGCCCAAAATATAGGCTATAAACGCGGTATAAAAAGTGAAAAAGTTACGAGCAATGATTTGTTTGATTTAGAGTATGCTCCAAATACTCTAAATCAAGAATCTATTTTAAAATATTTTAATCCATTGATTGAAAAACATAAAGAAATCCTTGCAAATATTAAACAAGAAATAGATAAACTAAAATCTACAAATGAAGCTAAAACCTCCAATATTAAAGAAAAGAAATGTTTAAGACTACAAGAAGAGTTACAATCTTTACAGGAGAGATTATTAGATTTAGAGCAGCAAAAAGAAAAGGCATTAAATATACTAGAAACTTATTATGAGAATAATAAAATCAAAGAAGAATTTTTTGATAGAACGGATGAAACCTTAATCCATTACTTTAAAAATGGCATTATGAAACAATGGGTGAGTAATGATATTTTATTGCGTAAAAATGTAGAAATTAAAATTTTGGATTCCATAAGGAAGCAAATTCAATGGGATTAG
- a CDS encoding carboxymuconolactone decarboxylase family protein, which yields MQTQFEKGLEQLQKIDGEVGQKVIDSLSAIALDLGKIIIEFAFGDIYTRGELNLQECELITFSSLLTAGGCEAQLAVHINAALNMGIPEEKIIESFMQRIPYTGFPKMLKRCLLPKEFLRQEMRCRLQISFARH from the coding sequence ATGCAAACACAATTTGAAAAGGGCTTAGAGCAGCTTCAAAAGATTGATGGAGAAGTGGGGCAGAAAGTTATAGATTCACTTAGTGCAATCGCGCTAGATTTAGGAAAAATTATCATTGAATTTGCCTTTGGCGATATTTATACGCGAGGTGAGCTCAATTTGCAAGAGTGCGAACTCATTACATTCTCTAGTTTGCTCACAGCAGGAGGCTGCGAAGCACAGCTTGCAGTGCATATTAATGCGGCTTTAAATATGGGGATTCCAGAAGAAAAGATTATTGAGAGTTTTATGCAGCGCATTCCTTACACAGGATTTCCAAAAATGCTTAAGCGATGTTTATTGCCAAAAGAGTTTTTGAGGCAAGAGATGAGATGTAGGCTTCAAATTTCTTTTGCTAGACATTAA
- a CDS encoding alpha/beta hydrolase — translation MLIFFIGGGAMAQEKWDKVFAKSNEVKVQKVKFTNRYGITLAGDLYLSKNLGKAQKLPAIAISGPFGAVKEQASGFYAQTLAQKGFITLAFDPSYTGESGGKPRNVASPDINTEDFSVAVDFLSNYANVDSNKIGILGICGFGGFALNAAAMDTRIKAVVASTMYDMSRVNANGYNDSMDAKARYKLKESLNAQRTKDFKSGTYAKADGLPQKLRGDEPQFIKDYFDYYKTPRGFHARSINSNGNWNLTSSLGFINAPILAYSDEIPSAVLIIHGDKAHSKYFSTDAYKKLKGKNKELLLIKDANHTDLYDNEQKIPFDKIATFFSANLK, via the coding sequence ATGCTAATATTTTTTATAGGAGGTGGAGCAATGGCTCAAGAGAAATGGGATAAGGTGTTTGCAAAAAGCAATGAAGTCAAAGTCCAAAAGGTAAAATTCACGAATCGTTATGGAATCACACTCGCGGGGGATTTGTATCTATCTAAGAATCTAGGCAAAGCACAAAAGCTCCCTGCAATCGCAATCAGTGGTCCTTTTGGCGCAGTCAAAGAGCAAGCAAGTGGATTCTATGCGCAAACTTTAGCGCAAAAGGGCTTTATCACTCTTGCCTTTGACCCTTCCTATACAGGAGAGAGCGGAGGCAAACCTAGAAATGTCGCCTCACCCGATATAAATACAGAGGATTTTAGTGTAGCGGTAGATTTTCTAAGCAATTATGCGAATGTGGATTCTAACAAAATCGGCATTTTGGGCATTTGCGGATTTGGCGGATTTGCACTCAATGCCGCTGCAATGGATACGCGCATTAAGGCAGTCGTGGCTTCTACAATGTATGATATGAGTCGCGTGAATGCCAATGGCTATAATGATTCAATGGACGCAAAGGCACGCTATAAGCTTAAAGAAAGTCTCAATGCACAGCGCACAAAGGATTTCAAAAGCGGCACTTACGCCAAAGCCGATGGATTGCCTCAAAAGCTTAGAGGCGATGAGCCACAATTTATCAAAGATTATTTTGACTATTACAAAACACCTCGTGGATTCCACGCACGCTCTATTAACTCCAATGGGAATTGGAATCTCACTTCGTCTTTAGGCTTTATCAATGCGCCTATTTTGGCATATAGTGATGAGATACCAAGTGCGGTTTTAATCATTCACGGGGATAAGGCACATAGCAAATATTTTAGCACTGACGCGTATAAAAAGCTTAAGGGCAAAAATAAAGAATTATTGCTTATCAAAGATGCCAATCACACGGATTTGTATGACAATGAGCAAAAGATTCCCTTTGATAAAATTGCTACATTTTTTAGTGCGAATTTGAAGTAG
- a CDS encoding efflux RND transporter permease subunit yields the protein MYKFAITRPISTLMFAFAILFFGFLGVFKMPTSLFPDIDFPVAVVITAYPGASAEIVETKVTDKIEEAIMGIDGLKKVTSSSARNSSVVIVQFELEKPLSDAVNDVRDKVGTVQLDSGVKSPAVYKFDSSSAPIISLFLTSDKVPSSEMMRHAKDNIKPLLQKISGVGGVEMRGHRERQIRIFVSPSMLNKYGITYTDISNKVGLENLEVDGGKLIGTLSEWAITTDAQSADVSDIGNIRIAEGIRLADIATIEDGIEEDKTFASFNKTPGVIFEVQKIAGANDISIADAVMKVLPQIESISPEYDIKVFKDTTQNVRAAISSVEFDVLLGVFLAVSVVFIFLRSATITLVSAISIPISIFGTFALMNFFGFSLNMLTLLAVALAIGIIIDDAIVVIENIHKKLEHGMRKREAAYEGVREIGFALIAISAMLLSVFIPVGSMSGIVGRFFQSFGITVAAAIGISYIVVITIIPMVSSIVVNPKHSKFYYRTEPFFKRLDAYYVKTLAFVLRNRVKVIVGIVGIFFLSLTLLAKLGMEFIIPDDKSEFQVFMETKPGTSMNAMKEKTNELQNIVMAHSDIDFTTLQIGYDAQKTIFKAQIYARLKPKKERANKESQFKIMADIGEQLKASEVGKEFVISTSEVSDFGGGDNSPYQVAILAPDGETLKKTKDNLINLLKTDPTLAGKVTNIHLNTSDDLPEYRLRVLRANADRYGVNAQDIGNVVRGAFSGEAIVGYYKDRGKEYDITIRAPDNDRISLNDIKKLQVKNRNGDLMFVEGLVEIEHTSAPSVISRFDRQRSVTVYAYPVKNSGISLGDMMNITAQKSNEWLEPGATFRLQGEAENAQEMMIAFLVAVLTAIVLIYLILAALYESFLQPVVIMMTLPFSFAGAFIALFVVQQPFSMFSLMGLMILMGLVGKNATLLIDVANEKRKEGYSTDEALILAGESRLRPILMTTIAMVFGMIPLAISTGSGAGMKSPMGICIIGGLLFSMFLSLLIVPAIYRTIAPLDDWLQKFYKPKAEDKF from the coding sequence ATGTATAAATTTGCCATTACTCGTCCAATTTCAACTTTAATGTTCGCCTTTGCAATCTTATTTTTTGGATTCTTAGGCGTATTTAAAATGCCAACTTCACTTTTTCCTGATATTGATTTTCCTGTGGCAGTAGTTATCACAGCTTATCCGGGTGCAAGTGCGGAGATTGTAGAGACAAAAGTAACAGATAAGATTGAAGAAGCTATTATGGGTATTGATGGGCTCAAAAAAGTAACTTCAAGTTCAGCACGTAATTCAAGTGTTGTAATTGTGCAATTTGAGCTTGAAAAGCCTCTAAGTGATGCAGTCAATGATGTGCGAGATAAAGTGGGCACGGTGCAGCTTGATTCTGGCGTGAAAAGTCCAGCAGTTTATAAATTTGATAGCTCTTCCGCTCCTATTATCTCTTTATTTCTCACAAGTGATAAAGTCCCTTCATCTGAAATGATGAGACACGCTAAAGATAATATAAAACCATTGTTGCAAAAAATCTCTGGTGTTGGTGGCGTTGAGATGAGAGGGCATAGAGAGCGACAGATTAGAATCTTTGTAAGCCCTAGTATGCTTAATAAATATGGTATAACTTATACAGATATTTCTAATAAAGTAGGGTTAGAGAATCTAGAAGTTGATGGCGGGAAACTCATTGGGACATTGAGTGAATGGGCTATAACAACCGATGCTCAAAGTGCTGATGTAAGTGATATAGGAAATATTCGTATTGCGGAGGGAATTAGATTAGCTGATATTGCTACGATTGAAGATGGCATTGAAGAAGATAAGACTTTTGCGTCCTTTAACAAAACGCCCGGTGTGATTTTTGAAGTGCAAAAAATCGCAGGCGCTAATGATATTTCCATTGCCGATGCGGTGATGAAGGTGCTGCCACAAATAGAATCTATAAGCCCAGAGTATGATATTAAAGTCTTTAAAGATACAACACAAAATGTGCGTGCAGCCATTTCTTCAGTGGAATTTGATGTGCTTCTTGGCGTATTTTTGGCTGTATCTGTGGTTTTTATCTTCTTACGAAGTGCGACTATTACGCTCGTATCAGCCATTAGTATTCCTATTTCTATTTTTGGGACTTTTGCATTAATGAATTTTTTTGGATTCTCTTTAAATATGCTTACTCTTCTTGCAGTAGCTCTTGCGATTGGGATTATCATTGATGATGCGATTGTGGTAATTGAGAATATCCATAAGAAACTTGAACACGGAATGCGTAAGCGTGAGGCGGCTTATGAGGGTGTGCGCGAAATCGGTTTTGCACTCATTGCTATTTCAGCAATGCTTTTATCAGTATTTATCCCTGTGGGAAGTATGAGCGGAATCGTGGGGAGATTCTTCCAAAGCTTTGGTATAACCGTGGCTGCTGCGATTGGTATCTCGTATATCGTTGTGATTACAATCATTCCAATGGTTTCGTCTATCGTTGTGAATCCTAAACACTCTAAATTCTATTATCGCACAGAGCCTTTTTTTAAGAGACTTGATGCGTATTATGTCAAAACTCTAGCCTTTGTATTGCGCAATAGAGTCAAGGTGATTGTGGGTATTGTGGGTATATTTTTTCTCTCACTCACGCTTTTGGCAAAGCTTGGTATGGAGTTTATTATTCCAGATGATAAAAGCGAGTTTCAGGTGTTTATGGAGACTAAGCCGGGCACGAGTATGAATGCTATGAAAGAAAAAACAAATGAACTGCAAAACATAGTAATGGCACATAGTGATATTGACTTTACGACTTTGCAAATAGGCTATGACGCGCAAAAAACGATTTTTAAGGCACAGATTTATGCGAGGTTGAAGCCAAAAAAAGAGCGCGCAAATAAAGAATCACAATTTAAGATTATGGCTGATATAGGAGAACAGCTTAAAGCAAGTGAAGTGGGGAAAGAATTTGTGATTTCTACATCTGAAGTATCAGATTTTGGTGGAGGAGATAATTCTCCTTATCAAGTGGCAATTCTTGCACCCGATGGTGAGACACTGAAAAAAACAAAGGATAATCTCATCAATCTTTTAAAAACTGATCCAACATTGGCAGGCAAGGTTACTAATATCCACCTTAATACATCAGATGATTTGCCCGAGTATCGTTTGAGGGTGCTTCGTGCGAATGCCGATAGATATGGCGTGAATGCGCAAGATATTGGTAATGTCGTGCGTGGAGCATTTTCTGGTGAGGCGATTGTCGGGTATTATAAAGATAGGGGTAAGGAATACGACATTACTATCCGAGCACCTGATAATGATAGAATCTCGCTCAATGATATTAAAAAATTGCAGGTGAAAAATCGAAATGGTGATTTGATGTTTGTAGAGGGGCTTGTAGAAATAGAACATACCTCTGCTCCTTCGGTGATTTCTCGTTTTGATAGACAACGGAGCGTTACGGTATATGCGTATCCTGTAAAAAATTCTGGTATTTCTTTGGGTGATATGATGAATATCACTGCGCAAAAATCAAATGAATGGCTTGAGCCGGGCGCTACTTTTAGGCTACAAGGTGAAGCTGAAAATGCACAAGAAATGATGATAGCCTTTCTTGTAGCGGTTTTAACGGCGATTGTGTTGATTTATCTTATCCTTGCCGCGCTTTATGAGAGTTTCTTGCAACCTGTTGTAATTATGATGACTTTGCCTTTTAGTTTTGCTGGAGCATTTATCGCACTTTTTGTTGTGCAGCAGCCTTTTAGTATGTTTTCGCTTATGGGACTTATGATTCTAATGGGATTAGTAGGTAAGAATGCTACTTTGCTTATTGATGTAGCAAACGAAAAGCGCAAAGAAGGATATAGCACTGATGAGGCTCTTATCTTAGCTGGAGAATCGCGTTTGCGTCCTATTCTTATGACAACAATTGCTATGGTTTTTGGTATGATACCCCTAGCTATTTCTACAGGCTCTGGAGCGGGTATGAAATCGCCTATGGGAATTTGTATTATTGGCGGATTGCTGTTTTCAATGTTTTTGAGTTTGCTTATTGTGCCCGCAATTTATCGCACAATCGCGCCATTGGACGACTGGTTGCAAAAATTCTATAAACCTAAAGCAGAGGATAAATTCTAA
- a CDS encoding efflux RND transporter periplasmic adaptor subunit, protein MKKIILASMLLWSCLWAEDVYAIFNAEAIKDSNLSLATSGIVTNIFVDVDSEVKSGDLLLTLFNQDIESQMRSTEQQYLFAKKQYERYKRSGGAVDRNTIDRYLSEFKKLEADYSYQKAMLSKTQLRAPFDGIIASKDIELGDGVNANNTNLFRIISKEVKLVLEFDFKYIDKVKVGDTFEFRIDGKKDSFTTKISKIYPTASTSTRKVKAEAPVKGVIVGTFGDGYIRTK, encoded by the coding sequence ATGAAAAAAATAATACTTGCAAGTATGCTTTTGTGGAGCTGTTTATGGGCGGAAGATGTATATGCGATTTTTAACGCGGAGGCGATTAAGGATTCAAATTTGAGTCTTGCTACGAGTGGGATTGTAACAAATATCTTTGTTGATGTAGATTCAGAAGTAAAAAGCGGGGATTTGCTCCTCACGCTTTTTAATCAAGATATAGAATCTCAAATGCGCTCCACAGAGCAGCAATATCTCTTTGCCAAAAAGCAATATGAGCGTTACAAACGCTCTGGTGGGGCAGTGGATAGAAATACGATTGATAGGTATCTATCGGAGTTTAAAAAGCTTGAGGCTGATTATAGTTACCAAAAGGCTATGTTGAGTAAGACGCAGCTGCGCGCACCATTTGATGGAATTATTGCTTCTAAGGACATAGAGTTAGGTGATGGTGTGAATGCAAACAACACGAATCTTTTTAGAATCATCAGCAAAGAAGTGAAACTCGTGCTAGAATTTGACTTTAAATACATTGATAAAGTAAAAGTAGGCGATACTTTTGAATTCCGCATTGATGGCAAAAAGGATAGTTTTACCACTAAGATTAGTAAAATTTATCCAACTGCTAGCACTTCTACGCGTAAAGTAAAGGCTGAAGCACCTGTAAAAGGCGTAATTGTAGGCACATTTGGTGATGGTTATATAAGGACAAAATAA
- a CDS encoding cyclophilin-like fold protein produces MRKYTFLCLLFALLTQCALGKDLRGELEEQMQIQMQFQGKSFVLTLENNAAARDFYALLPLRLSFSDYVGKEKIAKLDKSLSPQERGEYDPQSGDFFYFAPWGNVGIFYAKQPPYKGLVKLGVVKAEKESFIAHLKAQKQDFILTIEKYPSRE; encoded by the coding sequence ATGCGCAAATATACATTTCTTTGTTTGTTGTTTGCGCTGCTAACGCAATGCGCTTTAGGCAAAGACTTAAGGGGGGAATTGGAGGAGCAAATGCAAATACAAATGCAATTTCAAGGGAAAAGCTTTGTTTTGACTTTAGAAAATAATGCGGCTGCAAGGGATTTCTACGCACTCTTGCCTTTACGCCTAAGCTTTAGTGATTATGTAGGCAAGGAAAAGATTGCTAAGCTTGATAAAAGCCTAAGCCCACAAGAGCGCGGAGAATATGACCCACAAAGCGGCGATTTTTTCTATTTCGCCCCTTGGGGTAATGTCGGAATCTTTTATGCCAAGCAGCCCCCATACAAGGGCTTGGTTAAGCTAGGCGTAGTAAAGGCAGAAAAAGAATCTTTTATCGCGCACCTGAAAGCCCAAAAGCAAGATTTTATCCTCACGATAGAAAAATATCCTAGCAGGGAGTAA
- a CDS encoding TSUP family transporter, with protein MSLDLFTTPTFEGISPAFYMLFFVASIVGGLVGSLSGGAGMITMPLLLVSGLNPLQALATNKLQACVGSFTSAVHYYHQGLVDMKESRAVMIVAMLFGALGAILVQFVEVALLSKILPFVMIAVGAYFLLSPNISEEDRAQNPHKIFLFASMAGASLYGGLLGIGIGSFVLALLVSIGGYGLSKALAHSRWVVFSINIASTLFFVLGGNVLWVLGSIMCVGQIIGATLGARLAIKHGAKIIRPIVICVCFALSVQLLVREFFR; from the coding sequence ATGAGCCTAGATTTATTCACAACACCCACATTTGAAGGTATAAGCCCTGCTTTCTACATGCTCTTTTTTGTGGCTTCTATTGTAGGCGGGCTTGTAGGCTCACTCTCTGGTGGAGCAGGAATGATAACGATGCCCTTGCTCCTTGTGAGTGGATTAAACCCTCTCCAAGCCTTAGCAACGAATAAACTTCAAGCTTGTGTCGGCTCATTTACGAGTGCAGTGCATTATTATCATCAAGGCTTAGTTGATATGAAAGAATCCCGCGCAGTGATGATAGTCGCAATGCTCTTTGGAGCGTTGGGCGCGATTTTGGTGCAATTTGTAGAAGTCGCCTTGCTTTCCAAAATCTTGCCTTTTGTGATGATAGCAGTGGGTGCATATTTTTTGCTTTCTCCAAACATTAGCGAGGAGGATAGAGCGCAAAATCCTCATAAAATCTTTTTGTTTGCTTCTATGGCAGGGGCGAGCTTATATGGAGGGCTTTTGGGCATTGGGATTGGCTCTTTTGTCTTAGCCTTGCTTGTGAGTATTGGCGGATATGGGCTTAGCAAGGCTTTAGCACATTCGCGTTGGGTAGTTTTTAGTATCAATATCGCCTCTACTTTGTTTTTTGTGCTTGGAGGCAATGTGCTATGGGTTTTGGGCAGCATTATGTGTGTGGGACAAATCATTGGAGCGACTTTGGGAGCGCGCCTTGCAATAAAGCACGGAGCAAAGATTATCCGCCCGATTGTCATCTGTGTATGCTTCGCCCTCTCTGTGCAACTGCTTGTTAGGGAGTTTTTTAGATAA